A genomic region of Runella rosea contains the following coding sequences:
- a CDS encoding Ig-like domain-containing protein — MKKHLFICFCLLLFQTGFAQQFPTFDWARVASEGYPSIPLVGTNYSSDIRLIKRDVAGNIYISGQINKAMKFANQDIYAQNFNGSNYGNYFMKLNPTGETILWVKTMVYAGISDFEIDNDGFIYAVSEGGGGGTIKYGDATIAGGDAYPNLEVANYYKINANNGNVVWMKNAGTPGFAPSIYPFVETDNNALYMTDCLGPNANNSTTIRGYRLIKILKSVANADPDEHIENKAWILDKDWFAANVDPLFENFILDIKLTNDKQNLWLYLKTGDVWIDDFSNQQFDTRDMIMVRLDNLNNATPTVGFKKKFSTIICPDQGDLQIDSQGNIILTGAFHTDPLRYTANANGKAEVIFGGITFEFPMNIHKQFIAKFSPTGAETWIKFYDIQSPYLFRSLTLDANNNMYVSGGSIPSFPTIGSFTSINDPWWVMKLKPDGDQVYMWSNEEGGSNNSDPVLCATGGTDVIIGTNGGGGKYGTKEIVGHSSFVLSNLKHSGTAKPFEELKKLKDINTGADVLSLYSSNPNRFTELGGGLTFFGWMFETTNPNQSGHLLKTDGTENGTVSLAKVTLPNVGDGYANEMNNTSLKTPTHLYFEGSSNDASNIRQTDLWKSDGTAAGTVKFKSFAVGSVNSNGNGLHNYDIQNMVFANGLVFFTMSDATNSKVDLWKTDGTEAGTVRLYEGCIPELAPYNNYVYYFIKGVADQFGNIPYTLRRHNGTSGGFVKNFATTSSNATNIPRFFGVVNNQLLFSADGTIVLNSNNVNSGMELWRTDGTNAGTTIVKDINPETTSTFPDPFGGGKSSITYGTQDHPSFGNIKISALNSRFIIYNNTLYFGADDGANGRELWKSDGTETGTILIKNIYEPYNTAYEGSSDPVRFYVFQNNIVFNAIGSTINGNPVYNLYKTDGSENGTTVLKNGGLFGGSSYAVLNNILYFSAFDQPNSLIHPTYNEPITQGIELWTSDGSIEGTKQLKNMMKGWLYGPPIHLTTWNGSLYYTFYNVVNPYHQVPRVEAEPWKFTPAPCTNPAPAGPLATAPTILASYPATIKSNGCLGIVKWYADASGGSPIFTGDNYTTPLLNTTTTYYLSCTFNNCESQRSPATVTVNQPNCTTLPSPPTCNGGSVVTGNSITLTALGCTEQTRWYNQPAGGTLLGQNSTFTTPNLTTPTTYYPVCFVQGCESPRTLAVGITITPSSGQALDFDGVDDVVTVPANEGFNPQSYTIEAWVRFDINNRNQTIMDNSRRWMYYNYAQAGSSIKFGFEDNGYPREAGFSFTPTAGIWYHLACSFNNISKESYFYINGELQDVQNINYAPSQTNFEMKIGNHYTFTGWELDGRIEEARFWNITRTEAQIGASYNTELSGNESGLVFYYKFDGEATCDVQDCSPNQLHGTRNGTTGTNTKPQFVNTSVALTDVACGVSSACTLLNPCPTSLPIASPNYTTETLTRQANAINGAITALNQITNTAKITYEARSITLNEGFVAQPTNTGYFKAQVGGCN, encoded by the coding sequence ATGAAAAAGCATCTATTCATTTGCTTCTGCCTGCTATTGTTTCAAACAGGATTTGCCCAACAATTCCCCACCTTCGATTGGGCAAGAGTGGCCAGCGAAGGCTATCCCTCAATTCCTTTGGTTGGCACTAATTATAGTTCTGACATACGGCTCATCAAACGTGATGTTGCCGGTAATATTTACATAAGCGGGCAAATCAATAAAGCCATGAAGTTTGCTAATCAGGATATTTATGCTCAAAATTTTAACGGAAGCAATTATGGAAATTATTTCATGAAATTAAATCCGACGGGCGAAACTATTTTGTGGGTCAAAACCATGGTCTATGCAGGAATTTCAGATTTTGAAATTGACAATGATGGTTTCATTTATGCCGTTTCTGAAGGAGGTGGTGGCGGCACAATAAAGTACGGTGATGCCACTATTGCCGGAGGAGATGCTTATCCTAATCTTGAAGTAGCTAATTATTATAAAATAAACGCTAATAATGGTAACGTCGTTTGGATGAAAAATGCCGGAACGCCCGGTTTTGCACCTTCTATCTATCCTTTTGTTGAAACAGATAACAATGCCCTATATATGACTGATTGTTTGGGACCCAATGCCAACAATAGCACTACTATCCGAGGGTATCGTTTGATAAAAATTTTAAAATCAGTAGCAAATGCAGACCCCGATGAACATATCGAAAACAAAGCATGGATATTAGATAAAGACTGGTTTGCGGCCAATGTTGACCCTTTGTTTGAAAACTTTATTTTGGATATAAAACTCACCAATGATAAACAGAATCTTTGGCTTTATTTGAAAACCGGTGATGTTTGGATTGATGACTTTTCCAATCAACAATTCGATACTCGTGATATGATTATGGTACGGTTGGACAATCTGAACAATGCCACTCCGACCGTAGGTTTTAAGAAAAAATTCAGCACCATCATTTGCCCCGACCAAGGTGATTTACAAATCGACAGCCAAGGAAATATTATTCTGACCGGAGCCTTTCATACCGACCCATTACGCTATACCGCAAACGCAAACGGCAAAGCTGAAGTAATTTTTGGAGGAATTACTTTTGAGTTTCCGATGAATATTCACAAGCAATTTATAGCCAAATTCTCGCCAACGGGCGCTGAAACTTGGATAAAATTTTATGACATTCAATCTCCATATTTGTTCCGTAGCCTCACACTTGATGCAAACAACAATATGTATGTAAGTGGCGGTTCAATACCCAGTTTTCCGACCATTGGTTCATTTACCAGTATTAATGACCCTTGGTGGGTTATGAAATTAAAACCCGATGGTGACCAAGTTTATATGTGGTCAAACGAAGAAGGCGGTTCAAATAACAGTGACCCAGTCTTATGTGCAACAGGTGGAACTGATGTAATAATTGGTACAAATGGTGGTGGTGGTAAATATGGAACAAAAGAGATTGTAGGACATAGTAGTTTTGTATTATCAAACCTTAAACATTCAGGTACTGCCAAGCCATTTGAAGAACTTAAAAAATTGAAGGATATCAATACGGGGGCTGATGTGTTGAGTTTGTATTCTTCAAATCCCAATCGTTTTACCGAATTGGGTGGAGGACTTACATTTTTTGGATGGATGTTTGAAACAACCAATCCAAACCAATCCGGGCATTTGTTGAAAACGGATGGTACTGAAAACGGTACGGTATCGCTTGCAAAAGTAACCTTGCCGAACGTAGGTGATGGCTATGCAAACGAAATGAACAATACCTCGCTTAAAACACCGACGCATCTCTATTTTGAAGGAAGCAGCAATGATGCAAGTAATATACGGCAAACAGATTTGTGGAAGTCAGACGGAACGGCGGCCGGCACCGTTAAGTTCAAATCTTTTGCGGTGGGATCGGTAAACTCAAATGGCAATGGATTGCATAATTACGACATTCAAAACATGGTTTTTGCCAATGGCTTGGTTTTTTTTACGATGTCTGATGCCACCAACTCAAAGGTGGACCTATGGAAAACAGATGGTACAGAAGCGGGAACGGTAAGACTTTATGAAGGTTGTATTCCCGAATTAGCTCCCTATAATAACTACGTTTACTATTTTATTAAGGGTGTGGCCGACCAATTTGGCAACATTCCTTATACCTTACGCCGACATAATGGCACAAGCGGAGGTTTCGTAAAAAACTTTGCTACTACTTCTTCAAATGCTACAAATATTCCTCGTTTTTTTGGCGTAGTCAATAACCAATTATTGTTTTCGGCTGATGGTACGATTGTACTAAATAGCAACAATGTAAACTCAGGCATGGAATTATGGAGAACAGATGGAACAAATGCTGGTACAACTATAGTAAAAGATATTAACCCCGAAACGACTTCAACATTTCCTGACCCATTCGGAGGTGGAAAAAGCTCAATTACGTATGGTACACAAGACCACCCATCATTCGGAAACATCAAAATATCGGCTTTAAATTCAAGATTTATAATTTATAATAATACGCTATATTTTGGAGCCGATGACGGAGCTAATGGAAGAGAGCTTTGGAAATCGGATGGTACAGAGACAGGTACAATTTTAATAAAAAATATATATGAGCCCTACAATACTGCTTATGAAGGTAGCTCTGACCCTGTAAGGTTTTACGTATTTCAAAACAATATAGTCTTTAATGCAATAGGTAGTACCATTAATGGTAATCCTGTTTATAATTTATATAAAACGGATGGTTCGGAAAACGGAACAACTGTCTTAAAAAATGGTGGTCTTTTTGGAGGTTCTAGTTACGCAGTTTTAAACAACATACTTTATTTTTCAGCTTTTGACCAGCCCAACTCTTTGATACACCCAACTTATAATGAACCAATTACACAGGGCATTGAGCTATGGACAAGTGATGGAAGTATAGAAGGTACTAAGCAACTGAAAAATATGATGAAAGGTTGGCTTTATGGTCCACCTATCCATCTTACCACATGGAATGGAAGCCTTTACTATACCTTTTATAATGTGGTAAATCCGTATCACCAAGTACCTAGAGTTGAAGCTGAGCCATGGAAATTTACTCCAGCTCCATGTACCAATCCGGCACCGGCAGGGCCATTAGCTACTGCACCAACTATTTTGGCAAGCTATCCTGCTACCATTAAAAGCAATGGCTGTCTTGGTATTGTAAAATGGTACGCCGATGCATCGGGAGGCTCCCCCATTTTTACGGGAGATAACTATACAACGCCACTGCTCAATACAACTACTACTTATTATCTTTCCTGTACGTTCAATAATTGCGAAAGCCAGCGTAGCCCTGCCACAGTAACGGTCAATCAGCCCAACTGTACTACGCTCCCCTCACCCCCTACCTGCAACGGCGGCAGTGTAGTAACCGGCAACAGCATCACCCTCACGGCATTGGGCTGTACAGAGCAAACCCGTTGGTATAATCAACCCGCCGGCGGCACACTTTTAGGGCAAAACAGCACATTCACCACGCCCAATCTCACTACCCCCACCACTTACTATCCCGTGTGTTTTGTGCAGGGCTGCGAAAGCCCCCGAACATTGGCGGTGGGTATTACGATCACCCCATCAAGCGGCCAAGCCCTAGATTTTGACGGAGTGGATGATGTGGTTACAGTACCTGCAAATGAAGGCTTTAATCCGCAATCATATACAATAGAAGCATGGGTAAGATTTGATATTAATAACCGAAATCAAACCATCATGGATAACAGCCGAAGATGGATGTACTACAATTACGCTCAAGCTGGAAGTTCAATCAAATTTGGATTTGAAGACAATGGGTACCCCAGAGAGGCAGGGTTTTCATTTACCCCAACAGCGGGTATCTGGTATCATTTAGCTTGTAGTTTCAACAATATTTCAAAAGAATCTTATTTCTACATCAATGGTGAACTTCAAGATGTTCAAAACATCAACTACGCACCAAGTCAGACTAATTTTGAAATGAAAATTGGCAATCATTATACATTTACTGGATGGGAATTAGACGGACGAATTGAAGAAGCACGTTTTTGGAACATTACCCGAACAGAAGCCCAAATCGGGGCAAGTTATAATACCGAATTGAGTGGCAATGAAAGCGGCTTGGTTTTCTACTATAAATTCGATGGCGAAGCCACTTGCGATGTACAAGATTGTTCGCCAAATCAGTTGCATGGTACGCGTAACGGTACCACAGGCACCAACACTAAACCCCAATTTGTAAATACAAGTGTTGCTTTGACCGATGTTGCCTGCGGGGTTTCGAGTGCCTGTACATTGCTCAACCCCTGCCCCACTTCTCTGCCGATTGCCTCCCCCAACTACACCACAGAAACGCTCACTCGCCAAGCCAATGCCATCAATGGTGCAATTACGGCCCTCAACCAAATCACCAATACCGCCAAAATAACGTACGAAGCTCGCTCAATTACGCTTAATGAAGGTTTTGTAGCGCAGCCCACCAATACAGGGTATTTTAAAGCACAAGTGGGTGGGTGCAATTAA
- a CDS encoding nuclear transport factor 2 family protein, with protein MKTFFTLLLFLPNFLFAQGNFTEALFNDMGVRFKQNPTEYIKNETAPNFIFTSSNGQVQNKEEVLTLYSYYDEPYREFSNVVIRQNGSFAFATGILSHAYVHKTTKEKRASKSVITYTFVQEKGKWLFQTGHHTPAPLSVKEEEAAIKKVIEDETQAYIDGDGKKLLSFWAEKKSNEHASQFLVPIIGQPYAKGESMDKLQSIVMPNLKKQNFTVERDDFEVRINNNMAWATYTQKAAANGAVFKTDRETRILERLNGEWKIVYVGEQAMK; from the coding sequence ATGAAAACTTTCTTCACCCTACTGTTATTCCTTCCAAATTTTCTCTTTGCGCAGGGCAATTTTACCGAAGCCTTGTTCAATGATATGGGTGTGCGCTTTAAGCAAAACCCTACTGAGTATATAAAAAATGAAACGGCTCCGAATTTTATTTTTACGAGTTCCAATGGGCAGGTTCAGAATAAGGAAGAAGTACTGACATTGTACAGTTATTACGATGAGCCTTACCGTGAATTCAGCAATGTGGTCATCCGACAAAATGGCTCTTTTGCCTTCGCAACGGGTATTTTATCTCACGCCTATGTGCACAAAACGACCAAAGAAAAAAGAGCGAGCAAGTCTGTCATTACCTATACGTTCGTTCAGGAAAAAGGCAAATGGCTGTTTCAAACGGGACACCATACCCCCGCCCCGCTCTCGGTAAAAGAAGAAGAAGCCGCCATCAAAAAAGTGATCGAAGACGAAACCCAAGCCTACATTGACGGCGACGGCAAAAAACTGTTGAGCTTTTGGGCCGAAAAGAAATCCAACGAACACGCCAGCCAATTTTTAGTGCCCATCATTGGTCAGCCTTACGCCAAAGGCGAAAGCATGGACAAGCTGCAAAGTATCGTAATGCCCAATCTCAAAAAACAGAATTTCACGGTAGAACGAGACGATTTTGAGGTCAGAATCAACAACAACATGGCCTGGGCTACCTACACCCAAAAGGCAGCGGCCAACGGTGCAGTCTTCAAAACCGACCGCGAAACCCGCATCTTGGAACGCCTCAATGGCGAATGGAAAATCGTGTATGTAGGCGAGCAGGCGATGAAGTGA
- a CDS encoding Ig-like domain-containing protein — translation MKSIIALLLSLLSISSLAQSPTEPTVYIPVVVHVIESGQPTPSNEDILAKIDLLNKVFDGSAPFLSNPLNIGIQFRLAKLSPQCAPTNGVKRHDYTTKSLLYLYYGVQHETKKGLPEIVLKKETQWDVNQYMNIWIVDKIDSLNTGAFTYLPEEAGSRDGIVITSKDFSESNSPILINQVGRFFNLLNVWENKSPYSNCGDDEVDDTDPVEFYSGQPRTGINPCTNTSFKDATEKNFMSFNDVRTLFTMEQKKRMIKSLKLNNRKSLVNSITDEISSCLFNSSNTADVFKHNDLPVNSFKTLGVGKGGYIYAGTANQGLYKFNGKVWSKLSILSNNSGSNNINDIQTDKNGGIWIAQYGHSFTQAITGGINYLPDSTEIGHIYYTPSTYGLPTRNCRGLFIDTSSTQTTHRIWSAHSGQTGTTEAAGAIGLGVFSAAPAFNIITGGIDQTLPNIGVQSIGGDDTEVWAFAPNNFGNNEILVYDAKTTAYKKKYGIVNIGHSFPANFLVKSIHFDVFAKKNLLIDRRWLGVSNGGLLIFQKNTNQTEGLWYYFNQETFPTKFPSGAIINNNSITSDDSGYVYMGTNQGLVVFTGGEIADSSNYQRFTMAHGLPSNNILDIVSSPYYNRMVIATDQGIVFWDKSRIRKNPEKINITDISEDFNQSHYIVPKESIVHHYLSIKNNLTGKPKKDCYILYTLSNQPPLTFFASELSDDKGLSDLKIPIGGSNPYSPNDDLITSGESNVTVNFFDIVDINNDNIEVETNYFKNTSFKISVIDKAKPISKEMGMGASFEAGGGIIGGGEFEVVNWKLKGSLFSVNGAYIAKPSITVNEDEDNPHIWHTRLRYPNGIKLEGNLGPKVEGQLGKVKVEGGAELELTASGSYVEEYEYALNLQNQADRFFLGNALFGISLTPYSLLMQAYLRNLNLFFQEADAIKTGINLNIENAIEGGLTFVHETDFKEWLDPKIGIEYGPKLFSTDIEISSENLNNDVISHDLVASASIAKNVGTLVGILPNEAIEPGLWSYFLNKIDTSPKTFTVALNRKSNRNTESLISTSASFSDSKDVIIQNEKYTLTYKNKFNYRNDAVESIGIIPVNFISGFFNNQNVWTSPFTMAASSAAGFGGPVSQIKTYHKSIFVKPQGTFGTKAIETNIEKEYKKSNETIALSFALKSILGVDFELSYSDWNSYTHKHKDFVYSSEYHKMLPTVDMPEIETNSPLASSVFQSKANGNIELPDQNPIEGFIQNLITELETLPTSIIENALSFIKQFSQFVGTSNISFSNTQNGTTQRLGLDAKPVNSKGVTTTSAPSIFTFNVLGGNAAFDTGNEVLFKYYYPENQLEAKIGTNTYRIVTDVFFLNARNGTTNLVSAPNGNFTLTTQFSSYELELAGLPTTLIPKVLFQANGTNTWEVVGNANETINFNRLGVFAIGVDLQEDFIPPTISVTPPVSFVDGQNFQFTLTDNLSGIDWSKTYFICNGTVMPYQRVGTSSTINIPIASLHVSGTPLPETFSIQIRTIDLSYNQKSFSQTYPCAKSIKLLSVLGSESVLPNKQQALETIEAQGFAATRPPLELKAGKSILLKPGFEVLPQNSGYFKAEIGGCNTSGAPAQPANFTASTATVCKGQAGVVYAVPTVSGVTYNWSYSGTGATINGTGNSITINFAANATAGTLSVTAANGAGTSPALTLAITANTPPAPPTAPNINSATGATASVLASGCTTYKWYDQATNGTLLFTGNPFISPILNANATYHVACADAPCAETTRTAVTVSVGAVPAQPAAISGTNVACQGRSGLNYSVPAVSGATSYTWTYSGTGAAITGNTRQVVIDYAYAATSGNLNVVANNAFGSSAPRTMAISISPAPPAPTATGVTISSGNSANLTATGCSIYKWYPQASGGTAFTGQNFTTPTLNSTTTYYVACNPGTSCESSRVPVVVTVQ, via the coding sequence ATGAAAAGCATCATAGCCCTACTCCTGTCTTTACTGTCAATCAGCTCTTTGGCCCAAAGCCCTACCGAGCCTACTGTTTATATACCTGTGGTGGTGCATGTGATCGAATCCGGGCAACCAACTCCTTCAAATGAAGATATACTTGCTAAAATTGACCTTTTAAATAAAGTCTTTGATGGTTCTGCTCCTTTTTTGTCAAATCCTTTAAATATTGGCATACAGTTTAGGTTAGCAAAATTATCACCGCAATGTGCTCCTACCAATGGAGTTAAAAGACATGATTATACAACAAAAAGTCTATTATATTTATACTATGGTGTTCAACATGAAACCAAAAAAGGATTGCCGGAAATAGTGTTAAAAAAAGAAACACAATGGGATGTGAATCAATATATGAACATATGGATAGTTGATAAAATAGATAGTTTAAATACAGGTGCGTTTACTTATTTACCCGAAGAAGCTGGTAGTAGAGATGGAATAGTGATTACCAGTAAAGATTTTTCAGAAAGTAATTCCCCCATTTTAATTAATCAAGTGGGTAGATTTTTTAATCTTCTAAATGTATGGGAAAATAAAAGCCCTTATTCCAACTGTGGGGATGATGAAGTTGATGATACAGATCCTGTAGAGTTTTATAGTGGTCAGCCAAGAACAGGTATTAATCCATGTACTAATACAAGTTTTAAAGATGCAACAGAGAAAAATTTTATGTCTTTTAACGATGTGAGAACACTATTTACAATGGAGCAAAAAAAACGAATGATAAAATCGTTAAAACTTAACAACCGTAAATCATTGGTTAATTCGATTACTGATGAAATTAGTTCCTGTTTGTTTAATAGTTCTAACACTGCGGATGTTTTTAAACATAATGATTTACCTGTAAATTCTTTCAAAACTTTGGGTGTTGGAAAGGGGGGGTATATTTATGCTGGAACAGCGAATCAAGGTCTTTATAAATTCAATGGAAAAGTTTGGTCAAAATTATCAATCTTATCAAACAATAGTGGAAGTAATAACATAAATGATATTCAAACTGATAAAAATGGAGGAATTTGGATTGCACAATATGGTCATTCGTTCACACAAGCTATCACAGGGGGCATAAACTATCTACCAGACTCAACAGAAATTGGTCACATTTATTATACACCTTCTACTTATGGATTACCTACTCGAAACTGTCGAGGTTTATTTATTGATACAAGTTCAACTCAAACAACTCATAGAATTTGGTCTGCTCATTCAGGTCAAACAGGGACAACAGAAGCTGCTGGTGCTATAGGTTTGGGTGTTTTTTCAGCTGCCCCGGCTTTCAATATAATAACAGGAGGAATTGACCAAACATTGCCAAATATTGGTGTGCAATCGATTGGTGGAGATGATACAGAAGTATGGGCTTTTGCACCTAACAATTTTGGCAATAATGAGATATTAGTTTATGACGCAAAAACTACGGCTTATAAAAAAAAATATGGGATTGTTAATATTGGGCACTCATTTCCAGCTAATTTTTTGGTTAAGTCTATTCATTTTGATGTATTTGCCAAGAAAAATTTATTAATTGATAGGCGATGGTTGGGTGTATCTAATGGTGGATTATTGATATTTCAAAAAAATACAAACCAAACGGAAGGACTATGGTATTACTTTAATCAAGAAACATTTCCAACAAAGTTTCCATCTGGTGCAATTATCAATAACAATAGCATTACAAGTGATGACTCTGGATATGTATATATGGGAACAAATCAAGGGTTAGTAGTTTTTACAGGTGGTGAGATTGCTGATTCATCTAATTATCAGCGGTTTACGATGGCGCATGGTTTACCATCGAATAACATTCTTGATATTGTTTCTTCTCCTTACTATAATAGAATGGTAATAGCAACTGACCAAGGTATAGTTTTTTGGGATAAAAGCAGAATTAGAAAAAATCCTGAGAAAATCAATATTACTGATATTTCAGAGGATTTTAATCAATCTCATTACATTGTTCCTAAAGAGTCTATTGTTCATCATTATTTATCTATTAAGAATAATCTTACAGGTAAACCCAAAAAAGATTGTTATATTCTATATACTTTGAGTAACCAGCCTCCTTTGACGTTTTTTGCATCAGAGTTAAGTGATGATAAGGGACTAAGCGATTTGAAGATTCCAATTGGAGGTTCTAATCCTTATTCCCCTAATGATGATTTAATAACATCAGGGGAGTCAAATGTAACAGTTAATTTTTTTGACATTGTTGACATAAATAATGACAATATTGAAGTTGAGACAAACTATTTTAAAAATACATCTTTTAAAATCTCAGTAATTGATAAAGCGAAACCCATATCGAAAGAAATGGGAATGGGGGCAAGTTTTGAAGCTGGTGGAGGAATAATTGGTGGTGGAGAATTCGAGGTTGTAAATTGGAAGTTAAAAGGCTCTCTTTTTTCAGTAAACGGTGCCTACATTGCGAAACCTTCTATCACAGTAAATGAAGATGAAGACAATCCTCATATTTGGCACACAAGACTCAGATACCCTAACGGGATTAAACTTGAAGGAAATCTGGGACCGAAAGTTGAAGGTCAATTAGGTAAAGTTAAAGTTGAAGGTGGTGCGGAATTAGAGTTAACTGCCTCTGGATCTTATGTTGAAGAGTATGAATATGCCTTGAATCTACAAAATCAAGCTGACAGATTTTTTCTTGGAAATGCTCTATTTGGAATATCATTAACACCATATTCTCTGTTGATGCAAGCCTATTTAAGAAACCTTAATCTTTTTTTTCAAGAGGCTGATGCTATCAAAACTGGGATAAATCTAAATATTGAGAACGCAATTGAAGGTGGGTTAACATTTGTTCATGAAACTGATTTTAAAGAATGGCTGGATCCTAAAATAGGAATAGAGTATGGCCCAAAATTGTTTTCTACTGATATTGAAATAAGTTCAGAAAATTTAAATAATGATGTTATTAGTCATGACTTAGTAGCTTCCGCAAGTATTGCCAAAAATGTTGGAACTTTGGTGGGTATTTTACCTAATGAGGCTATAGAGCCTGGACTTTGGTCTTACTTTTTAAATAAAATAGATACATCCCCAAAGACTTTCACAGTAGCTTTAAATAGAAAATCAAATAGAAATACTGAAAGCTTAATTAGCACATCCGCATCATTTAGCGACTCAAAAGATGTCATAATTCAAAACGAAAAATATACTCTGACATACAAAAATAAATTTAATTACAGGAATGATGCAGTGGAAAGTATTGGTATTATTCCTGTAAACTTTATTTCTGGATTTTTTAATAATCAAAATGTATGGACTTCACCTTTTACTATGGCGGCCTCAAGTGCAGCAGGTTTTGGCGGCCCTGTATCGCAAATTAAGACTTATCATAAAAGTATTTTTGTTAAACCACAAGGGACATTTGGAACTAAAGCAATTGAAACTAACATAGAAAAAGAGTACAAAAAATCAAATGAGACAATTGCACTAAGTTTTGCTTTAAAAAGTATATTAGGTGTTGATTTTGAATTAAGCTATAGCGACTGGAATAGCTATACTCATAAACATAAAGACTTTGTATATTCTTCTGAATATCATAAAATGCTGCCTACAGTAGATATGCCTGAAATTGAAACTAATTCTCCATTAGCTTCATCCGTTTTCCAATCAAAAGCAAATGGAAACATAGAGTTACCTGATCAAAATCCAATCGAAGGTTTTATTCAAAATTTAATAACTGAATTAGAAACATTACCTACTTCAATTATCGAAAATGCTCTTTCTTTCATAAAGCAATTTTCTCAATTTGTTGGTACAAGTAATATTTCTTTCTCAAACACCCAAAATGGTACAACTCAACGTTTAGGTTTAGATGCAAAACCTGTCAATTCTAAAGGCGTAACTACCACTTCCGCCCCAAGTATATTTACATTCAATGTACTAGGGGGAAATGCCGCTTTCGATACGGGCAACGAAGTACTATTCAAGTACTACTACCCCGAAAACCAACTTGAGGCAAAAATCGGAACGAACACATATCGTATAGTCACAGACGTATTTTTCTTGAATGCCCGCAATGGTACTACTAACCTGGTTTCGGCTCCCAACGGCAACTTCACCCTCACTACACAGTTTAGTTCTTATGAGTTGGAATTAGCAGGGTTGCCAACTACTTTAATCCCCAAAGTACTCTTTCAAGCGAATGGAACCAATACTTGGGAAGTCGTAGGCAATGCCAACGAAACCATCAATTTTAATCGTTTAGGGGTATTTGCCATAGGAGTGGATCTTCAAGAAGATTTTATTCCTCCAACCATTTCGGTTACACCACCTGTTTCATTTGTAGATGGGCAAAATTTTCAATTTACTTTGACTGATAATTTATCAGGTATAGATTGGAGTAAAACGTATTTTATCTGCAACGGTACAGTAATGCCATATCAAAGAGTAGGAACAAGTAGTACCATCAATATCCCCATTGCCAGCCTTCATGTAAGTGGCACGCCACTTCCTGAGACATTTTCGATTCAAATTCGTACCATTGATTTGTCTTACAATCAAAAATCATTCTCTCAAACTTATCCATGTGCTAAGTCCATCAAGCTATTAAGTGTTTTGGGCAGTGAATCTGTTCTCCCCAACAAACAGCAAGCCCTCGAAACCATAGAAGCACAAGGATTTGCGGCTACACGTCCACCCTTGGAATTGAAGGCTGGCAAATCTATTTTACTCAAACCAGGCTTTGAGGTACTGCCCCAAAACAGCGGTTATTTCAAAGCCGAAATCGGTGGGTGCAATACTTCCGGTGCCCCCGCCCAACCTGCCAATTTTACGGCAAGTACCGCTACCGTTTGCAAAGGGCAAGCAGGAGTGGTATATGCTGTACCTACTGTAAGTGGTGTAACCTACAACTGGTCTTACTCAGGTACAGGCGCTACCATCAACGGTACCGGCAATAGCATTACGATAAACTTTGCCGCCAATGCCACTGCCGGGACACTTTCCGTAACCGCTGCCAATGGCGCGGGTACAAGCCCTGCCCTCACCCTTGCTATCACCGCAAACACCCCACCTGCTCCGCCCACTGCCCCCAACATCAATAGTGCAACGGGTGCAACAGCCTCAGTTTTGGCCTCGGGTTGCACAACTTACAAATGGTACGACCAAGCCACCAACGGAACATTGCTGTTTACGGGTAATCCGTTTATTTCGCCTATTTTAAATGCTAATGCGACCTATCATGTAGCGTGCGCTGATGCACCCTGTGCAGAAACGACTCGTACAGCAGTCACCGTTAGCGTAGGAGCAGTACCTGCGCAACCCGCCGCTATTTCCGGCACCAATGTGGCTTGTCAAGGTCGATCAGGACTCAATTATTCTGTCCCTGCGGTATCGGGAGCTACCTCTTACACATGGACTTATTCGGGTACAGGTGCTGCCATTACGGGCAATACACGGCAGGTGGTAATTGATTATGCCTACGCTGCCACTTCCGGTAACCTAAATGTGGTAGCTAATAACGCATTTGGTTCAAGTGCGCCAAGAACCATGGCTATCAGCATTAGTCCAGCCCCCCCTGCCCCAACGGCAACAGGAGTAACAATATCTTCCGGGAATTCGGCCAACCTTACCGCTACCGGGTGCTCAATTTATAAATGGTACCCCCAAGCATCAGGAGGGACAGCATTTACCGGGCAAAACTTTACAACTCCAACCTTAAATAGTACTACGACCTATTATGTAGCTTGTAATCCCGGCACTTCCTGTGAATCGTCCCGTGTACCAGTCGTGGTAACAGTCCAATAA